From Candidatus Poribacteria bacterium:
CACTTGCATTCCGCCAAGCGAGATTATATCCGATTTGCAGCCCTTCCTCCGCGTTGGTTGATCCACCCGGTTTGAGGGCATGGATCGCTGACAAGATTGTACCGCGTTGTTCGATCCCTGTATGTGGAAGCACAAGTCTGCCATGAGAGCCATAAACCACAATACCTACTTTGTCGGTGGAACGGAGTTGATCAACGAGTAGAGTTAATGCCTTCTTTACTAACTCCAGACGATTTTCCTTTTCCATTGAACCGGATACATCAATGACAAATGTGAGGATGGCGTCTTTGCGCTGTTCGGCTGGAATGACGCGCCCTTGAAGCCCGATGCGTAACAGTTGAAGTCGTTTTCCTTCACCGAATTTTGACGGGGCACCATCAATGTGAATAGCAAATGCGTCCTCCATCGGTGGGTCATAGTTGTAATCAAATGCGTTGATAAATTCTTCGACACGTATTGCTTCCGGTGGCGGCAAATACAATTCTGTCACATATCGGCGCGCTATCGAATAGGAGGCTGTATCAACGTCCATCCCAAACGTCGAAAGATGGTCGTCTTCGGTATCAACGAACGGATTGGTGCCAGTTCCCTTAAAATACATATCGTGATACGCTTCACCGTTTGGGGGATTCAATCCAAAGTGATAGTAGGAGGTTGCGTATCCTGCACTTACTGCACCAATTTTAGCGGCCTCAGGAGCTCTAACCGGTGACGATTCGCGTTGAACGGAAGATGCAGGACGAACACCATTTGGAGAATTCAATTGGGGTGGTATGGCACTGTCCATCTTAACAACCTTGTTGGAAAACTCAACCATTGTTTGCGGGTGACCCGCAGATGTGGGACGAACAATAGCGTGAGTCGTACTTCTCGGTTGAACTTGAACTTGTTCTACAACAACAGTCCTGCTTATTTGAACGGTTGGCTTAACAACAGGCTTAATGATTGGCGTAATAACAGATGTACGAACTTGAGGAACTAGTGGTGGCTCCGATGGAAGGCCCTTTAGACCTTCTGGCTGCCTGAACTGTGCAGTTCGCGCTGCGTAAAATATGCTTGCGACCAACATGATGATACAGTGAAGCAGCAGCGATACCATCAACGCTCCTGAAATTC
This genomic window contains:
- a CDS encoding von Willebrand factor type A domain-containing protein; the encoded protein is MNAKRISGALMVSLLLHCIIMLVASIFYAARTAQFRQPEGLKGLPSEPPLVPQVRTSVITPIIKPVVKPTVQISRTVVVEQVQVQPRSTTHAIVRPTSAGHPQTMVEFSNKVVKMDSAIPPQLNSPNGVRPASSVQRESSPVRAPEAAKIGAVSAGYATSYYHFGLNPPNGEAYHDMYFKGTGTNPFVDTEDDHLSTFGMDVDTASYSIARRYVTELYLPPPEAIRVEEFINAFDYNYDPPMEDAFAIHIDGAPSKFGEGKRLQLLRIGLQGRVIPAEQRKDAILTFVIDVSGSMEKENRLELVKKALTLLVDQLRSTDKVGIVVYGSHGRLVLPHTGIEQRGTILSAIHALKPGGSTNAEEGLQIGYNLAWRNASVNHINRVILCSDGVANVGRTGPDEILKEIRTYVDKGITLSTVGFGMGNYNDVLMERLADTGNGSYAYIDTLAEAKRIFVENLTGTLQLIAKDAKIQVDFNPEVVSRFRLLGYENRRLDHEQFRDDTADAGEVGSGHRVTALYEVKLHPDATGKMATVSIRYADADNHQVNEVSKDISVLQLHESFDAAPATFRLAAAVAEFAEILRESYWAKDGSLDTVHQVVKDAFPEIDSEQVIELMYLVNKAIRYKAEQS